GTCGCTTTCCACGAAGGCCGAGGCGTGGCGCCGCGCCGCGCCAAGCACGGCTTCCTCGCCGAATATTTCGCCCGCCTCCAAAACCCGGATCTGCTCCTCCTGTTCGCCCAGCCGGTGCCAGATGCTGATCCGGCCCTCCAATATAAAATAGCAGTACCGGACGGGTTCGCCTTGGCGGAAGACGTCCTTGCCCTGCGGAAGCCGCTTGGCTTCCATCGCGGATTCCAGCGCGGACAGTTCTTCCGCGGGAAGATCGGCGAAGAGCTCGAAAGAGGATAAGCGGGGTTCGGAGTGGTCGTCGGCAGCCATGGGAATCATCGGTTATTTTACACCGGTAAACCCGGAAGTCAGGAAAATAAAAATGGAGTGTAAAAGAACCTTTTCGCGGTAAATGGGCAAAGGCCTCAAAGGGTCGAGGGCAATTTTCTCCGCACTCCAGCGACGATCCCGGCTTGCTTCTCGGGAAACCGCATTCCTTGATCCTGTAAAAATGCTCCTCTCCTTTCCTCTACGGCCTCGTTTCCGGCTTTGGATGGGCTTTGAAAAAATCCCACATCACGGCCGAGGCGGCGACCGCCGGGGAGGATTCATCGGCTATGGCCGCTGCCCATCGGCCGTCCGGCCAGCTGTGCCCTCCGCCGATGATAGTGTACAGCTCCACGGCGGTGCCGTCCGCGCAGGGGGAGTAAGAATCGCGGATGAGCGCGGCTGATTCCTCGTGTTCTGCGGCTGTGGGGCATCCGTCGGCCCGGATCCAGAAATCCGCCGTATCCCAGACCGAGGTAAAGGCTACACCGCTTATTCCGCTTCCGAACCCGCCGTTGTAGGGAACCATCGGATCCGCCGTGCCGTGAAAGTGGATGACGGACACCGGTTGGGACGGGGTGCATTCGGCGATGTTCTGGGTCCCGGACACCGGACCGATCGCGGCGATCCGGTCCGCCATTTCGCACGCCAAGCGGTAGGAGAGGATCGCCCCGTTGGAGAGGCCGGTTGCGAAGATCCGGCGCGAATCGACCGGCGCGACGGAGGCCAGATCGTCGAGCAGCGCGCGGACGAAACCGACGTCGTCGGCGCCGGACTTCTGGGCGTATCCGCAGCACAGGCCGGCGTTCCAGGTGTCGAATTCCAGCACCTCCGACCGCGAGGTCCCGCGCGGGTAGGCGACGATGAATCCCTCCTTATCCGCCAACGTGTTGAATCCGGTCCTCGTCGGCATATTCTCCGGTTTGCCCAACCCGCCGTGGAACACCAGCACAACCGGGGCTGCGGAAACATCGCGGACTCCCTCGGGGATGTACAACAGGTAGGAACGTTCCTGTCCTCCAACAGAAACGCTCCGTTCAACCATCGGATACGCATCCGCCGCCTGCGGGGATGAGAGGAATCGACAACCGGCAAGGCCGGCGGCGGAGAGTAGGCAGGCGAGCAAGGTCGGCGGAAAAAATCTCAGGGAAGGAATCGCCACTCGGGCAACCTCCGGAACCTATTATGAGGAATCATACTCCCGAATGGAACGGAATCCGGAGGCGTTCGATGGGGAGGCGAGGGGATCAGGCTTTCGGCCGCCGCGGGATAAGCATCGACGTTTTGGCTTTGTATTCCACGTAGGATTCACCGAAACGGATTTCCAATTCCCGTTCTTCATGCACTTTCAAGTAGAACGTCCAAAAGGGGGTGAGCAGAAAAACCACCCAAAGGACGAAGAGCGCGGATTGGATCCGGATCCCGAGAGAGAGGAAGAACAGCAAGGTGGCCAGCACCATCGGATTGCGGGTCCAGGCGTAGATCCAATCCGCGGCGAGTTTCCGGCTGAGCGACACGGCGAAGGGGGCGCCGAGTCCCCTCAAGGCGAGATTGGCCACGGTGAAGGCCAAGCAAGTGCCGGTCAGGACAACCAGCGCAAGGCCAACACCCGGCGGAATGGGGATTTTCCAATCGGGCCATTGCGGGTAGGTGGCCACGGCCCGGAAAATCGAGGCGCCGAGAAGGAACACTACGAGGTAATGCAGGATCGTGGTGACGCGCACCGTGTGTTCCAGGGTCGGCCGCCGATCGAGGATTTTTCTTCCCAGCCAAACCAGCGGAAAGATTATCAGAACAAGCCCCACCATTATTCCGAAATCCGGAGCCGGCGCATACGGCCGTTCCATCAGCCGCCGCCAACAAACCAGCATCACAAGAAGCGCAGCGATCCGCAGCAGGGCTGCGACGGTTTTCCTCATCGGACCCTCGATCTCTTTTCCGGCTTCGAACCGAATCCCCGCGGCCGCTTTTTCCTCTTCGCCGAATTGGAAATATTTGCCGGGCAGGAGGCTGGGATGCCGGCTTCAGCCCGTGAGGCAAAAGGAGGAAAATCCGGTCACAATCCTTGATATTTGGAATCGTCGATCGCTTTCTTCAGCTTTTCTTCCTCGGAAGGCGCGGGAATTCGCGTTTTCGCATTCTCCAATTCGGCCTGTTCGGCGGCCCGAAGGTCCGCAAGCGACGAGAGGCGGACGGAGCCGATCCTTCCGCAGTGGGGGCAGCGGGCGAACTTGTGCAGCAGCAGATTCAGGGAGAGAAAGGGAAACGGGAACGGACGTTTGCACTTCGGGCAGATGCCGCCGCCGAAGGTGTAGGTGCGCCGAGTGCCGGCCGGGAGGGGAGCGGATTTGCGTCCGGTCAGCAGGGGGATGACGGCTGAAACCGCGATCGCGCCGAAAATCACCGCAAAGGTCGGAATCAGGATTTTCACCAGCGCATCGCCCGCCTCCGAAGCCGGGACGAAGGTCGGGAAGGCGGAATTCGAGCGCAGCGTCTTTCCGTCGTCGGTGTGCCCGATCGCATACAGCTCATGCGGGCCATCCGGATAGCTGTCGGTCACGAATTGCAGGCTGAACGGCGCGGTTGCATCCTCGCCGACCAGCAATTCGTCGATGAAAAACTCCACCCGGACGAGATTGTCGGGTCCGCGCACGTGGAAGGAAAAGGTTCCCTGGATGTCGCCACCGAAACCGCCGTAGCCCCAATCCCGCGAAAGACTCATGGTGAGCGTTTCCTCCTGCGCCAGGACGGGGAAGGCGGATAAGCCAACGGCCAGGACGGCCAGGAACAACGCAATCCGAATTCTTTGGATCATTTTTTCATCTCCACCGGGTGAGGATCGATTCGCGCTGAAACACCTTTGTCGCCAAGTAAAACATTAGCCCGTCCAAGGCCAGGAAGATCAACGCCGCGAAGACGATGATCTCCCGATTAAGGACGAACAGGCCGGAAAGCTGGCCCAGGAAGCCCGCCATGACCGGGATGATGACGACCGCCGAGATCTGCTCGGCGACGCGCGGATCGTTGACACGCGAGGAGACCATCAGGGCGAAGGTCACCGCCAGGAACGCCAGGAGCGGGCCGAGGACGAAGACCGCCAGCAGCCAGCGCAGATCCAGGAGCACCGTCACAAGCGCCGGATTGGCCAGGATGATCGCCGCGCCGAGCGCGAAGATGCCGAACGCACCGAAGGTGGCCGCCACCGCCGGGATGACCGCCGCCAGGCACTTGCCGATCAGCAGTTCAAAGGTGGTGATCGGCGTCGCCAGGAGCGGTTCGAGCGAGCGGGTGGTTTTTTCGCCGACGACCGAGTAGCCGGCGATCGCGCCGGGGATGACGACCGGGATGATCATGAACAGGACCATGAAGGCGTTCATCATGTACACCTTCAGGCAGTCGCCGGGCTCCAGCGAACTCGGGCACAAGGCGGCCATCTCCCGCGGGATCGTCTCCGAGGACAACGTTCCGGCGGAGGCGGCGCCCGCGTCTTTCATGGAAAACAGAATGCCCAGTGGGAGGGCGGCCATCAGCAGGGGGAGAAATGCCACCGAGAAGATCACCAGCCGGTTCTGGAAAACCTCCAGCCACTCTTTTCGGATGATGGTGCGGATCTTTTGCATGCCCACCTCAAGCGTTCTTGACCAGCTGGAGGTAGACGTCCTCCAGCGTGTGCCGCAATTCGCCGACGAACACCACCTCCGCCCCGGCGCCGATCAGGCGGTGGAGGATTTCGGGATTGTGCGTTTCGGGATCGTCCAGGGCAATCACCAGTTTGTTCTCGATGATTTTCGCGTCCCGGATGAAAGGCAGTCTGTGCACCTCGTCGAGGAACTTGGCGTCCGCCGTCCGCAGATGAACGACGACTTTCCTCCCGAACACCGATTTGCGCAAGTTGGCCGGCGTGTCCACCACCAGCAGACGCGTTTTAAAAACGCCGATCCGGTCGCACAGCCGATCGGCTTCGTCCAGGTTGTGGGTGCAAAGGAAGATCGTGCGGCCTTCCTGCCGCAAACCGGCGATGAACTCGCGGACTAGGACCGAGGCTTCCGGATCGAGTCCGGCCGTCGGCTCGTCGAGGAACACGACCCGCGGTTCGTGCAAGAGCGCCCGCGCGATCGCCAGTTTCTGGCGCATCCCCTTGGAGAAGGTGCCGGCCGCATCCAGGCGGCGGTCCCACAGGCCGAGCATTTTTAAATATTTTTCCACCTGTCCGCGGACGTCCTTGACTTCGTGCAATTCGGCGAAAATCCGCAGGTTGTTTTCCGCCGAGAGGTTATCGTACATCCCCGGCGTTTCGGTCAGCACGCCGACCGTGCGGCGGATTTCGGTATCCTGACGGCCCACCGTGAGGCCGGCGACGGAGGCCGATCCGCGGGTGATCCCGATCAGGCTGGTCAACATTCGGACGGTGGTCGTCTTCCCGGCTCCGTTCGGGCCCAGAAAACCGAACACCTCGCCCTCGCGCACGTCCAGGCTGAGGGAATCCACCGCCAGAACCTTTCCGAACTGCTTGGTGACGTTGTCGGCGCGGATTATCGGCATTTATGAAAACCTCGTATCGTCGAGCTTTTGGGGCGTTTCTTCCACGGGCCGCGGGGTGAACGCGGCGGCGGGAGGAGTCGGACGGGGTTCCTGATCCGGAGGCTCGGGCCGGCGCAGCAGGTAAAGAATGCCGATGGAAAGTGCGCAATACCCCGCGACCATGGCCTCAGTGCCGTAGACCCCGAAATGCCGAATCGCCAATACGGCCGAGGCGTCGATGACCGCATGGAACCCGACCGCCAGCCAGAGCCAACGGTGTTGGCCCCGAACGAAGCACTGCAGCACGATCACGGCGAGGGCGATCTGCACCGGAATGGTGAGTGCGCGCTCGAGTGCGCCGAGCAGGGAATCGTACCAGGTCATCGACCAGTAGGCCCCGACCTGCTCCTGGGCGGCCGCCAGCTGGTCGGCCGGGACGAGCGCCGCAAGATCCGCCCCGCGCAGCGCCGCAAGCTGGAGCAATTCCAGCAGGACGAAGAATCCGAGCAAGATCGCTTCCGCGCCGCCGTGGCCGGCGCCGGTCAATACCCCCGTCCGCCACGAGCGGGCATCGGTGGCCCACCAGCGGTACATCCCGTAGCGGAAGAGTTCCTCGAATAATCCGGCGCTTAATCCGAGGAACGCGGCGTTGAAAAGCAGCTGCCCGGCGGGAGGAAGCTGGGCAAGCGGAGTCCGATTGAGGAGCGCGCCCATGAAGAGGTTGAACGGGATGTGGCCGACCTGGGAAAGGATGAACGTCGCGGCGCCGATCAACCACAGTCGCCACCCCAGCTTCCACCGGCGGGTCAGGAAGATCGCCAACCCGACGGGCAGGGCGATCATCAAGATGCCGTTGGCGGCGTGCGCGATAAAAATCCCGTCCATATCAAGACTCCCTTTTACCCGGAATCGATGGCCGGCTCAGGCGCGCGGAATCTCTGTTGAGAAGCGGGGGGGGGCCTCAGCCGAGCTGGGCGTCCAAACCGGGTATACTGCGCCTCCGGCGTACGGACGCGGTCAACGGACGCTTGGCGATGATCCGCAGGCGGGTGGTTCCCGTGTGATAGAACCCGCTGACGATCTCCCAGCCTTCTTCGCCCCAGGCGTTCAAGAGCGCCTCAAACTCCTCGCGCTTGGGCTCGCTCCTGATCACCCCGCCGAAATCCTCGACGCGGTATTCCCAGAGGGGATATTCGGATCCGGCCATCGGTTAATCCTTTTTGTTGACCTGGTTCTCCAACGAGACGAGCCCCGCCATCCCCCCTAAATTCATGGTTTCCACCGCGCCCGAAGGGACGATAACCAGCGCGCCCTTTTCCTTGAGTCCTTCGAAGAGCATGTTCATCGCCCGCAGGTGCAGCGCGGTTGGGTTGCCGTGGTAGGCGCGCGAGGCTTCGGCGAAGGAACCGGCGATCTGGCGTTCGGATTCGCCGAGGATAACCCGCGCCTGGCGTTCGCGCTCCGCCTGCGCCTGGCGGCTCATCGCGTCCTCCAGGTCCTGCGGGATGACGATGTCGCGGATCTCCACCGACTGCACGGTCACGCCCCACGGGGTAGTGCGTTCGTCGATGATCTTCTGCAGTTCGGCGTCCATTTTGGCGCGGCCGACAAGGATGTCGGCCAGGGTCATCTGGCCGATGATCTCGCGCAGGGCGGTCTGGGCGGCCCAGGTGATGGCGACGCGGTAGTTCTCCACCTCAAGTGCGGCCTTCTGGGCATCCCAAACCATCCAAAAGAGAACCGCGTCCACATCCACCGGGACGGTGTCCTTGGTGAGGGTCTTTTCGGCATTGAACGGCGTGACCATCACGCGGTGGTCGATCCAGGCGGCGATGGAATCCACGACCGGGATAATCCAGAAAAGGCCCGGACCGCGCAATCCGCGGAATTTCCCCAAACGCAGCACCACCGCCTTTTCCCATTGATTGGCCATCTTGAGCGCGGCCATGAAATAGAGGCCCGGCAGAACAGGCGGAACCATCGACAACGCAATGATCTCATCCGTCGCGGCGGTGAAGGCATCCAACGCGACGGCCAGGAGGACCGACAAGATAAGAAACAGGAAGAAAAGAGAAAGGCCGAGCGGGCTGACCGCATGCGCTGCGGCCGGATCCTTCCCGCGGTTTCTTTCACTTCGAATGGATTCGCCGGACATTTGTTAACCTCCGTTCATTAACCCCTAGGGATCCAGAAAGCCGGAACCGCACTCAGGACCGCCGCCAGCGGTGGAATCCTTCCTGCCAGGCTTTTTCCACCTCGTCGGGGGAAAAGCCCAACCGTTTTGCCTCCTCCAGCCAGCCGTGAACCATCGCCTGCAGCCGTTCCCGTTTCATCCGCCGGCCCTCCGACGGAGATGGGGGTTCCAGGACGTACGTTCCGCGGCCTTGCTGTGTGGAAATGATCCCTTCTTCATGCAGCAGGCGGTAGGCGCGCGCGGCGGTGTTGAAATTAATGCACAGTTCGGCCGCCACTTCACGGACCGTGGGCAGCTGGCTGCCGGGGGCGAGCACTCCGGAAGCTACCATGCTCTTCACTTGCTCGACGATCTGCAAGTAGATCGGCTCCTTTTCGTGAAAATCCAATCGGAGCTGCACGGCCGCACCTCTTGTATCAATTGTATCACTGAACTAATTGTATACTAGATTTGAGCTCTGTCAAGTAATTCCAGGGGGACGGAAAAAGCTGCGGCTCAAAAAAACCGGCGGGTTAATCGGATCGAACAAGGCTTCCGTTTCCTGAAGCCGAGGGGTCCATTCTTGTCCGTAGGTACCACCCGGCTTGCGCTCGTACTGGTTTGGGTTTAGACTCCAAGGCACCTGTTGACCAACGGGAATCTCATTGCGGGAGGGACTCATGGCTGAATTTCTCACCGACACGTGGAATCCGCTGTGCGAGTTATTTGGAAGCTTGCTCCGGCCGCTCGGCGGGCTGGTGTTCGGCGTTGCCGTCGGCTGGCTGACCGCTTCGGTGTTCCTGGATGCGGCCAGGGAGTGGCAGCTCAAGATCGCCATTTTCCTCGGGTTGCTTGGCTCCTTTGTCGCCGTGATCGACCATGCCGGAATCGGCACGGCGGGAATGCTCATGCTCGGCACCGGGGCCGCGGTGATCGCGTACGCGGTTATGAAGAATCGGCCGGAGAAGAAAAAGGAAAAATAGCAGTTCGGGAGAATAACCGACGCGCCCGCCGAAGCTACGCGGGCGCGTTTTCGTTAATCCATCCGGCGCTGTACCACACCAGGTACTCTCCGAGGTGCTCGCCCCAATATCCGTCGCTGTGGTCGCCGGGGGGGACTACTCGTTCGTAGGGCCGGTTCAACAAATCCAGAACCTGCAAGATCGCCTGCATCTGCGGAAGTTGCGGATCCGAGTATCCGGCGTCAAACCGCAGGCGCGGCCATAGGCTTTCCGGCACGGCTTCCGCCCAAAGGTAGATGTCCGCCAGGGCGGTCGGACCGGGGGAAATGCTGTGAGCGCCCGCCGCGCCGAATAAATCCGCCCGCCGGAGCGCAAGGCGCAGAGCCCACGCGGCTCCGCGGGATACGCCTCCGACGGCGCGGTGTCTGCGATCCGCGCGGATGCGGAATTTTGCTTCCACTGCCGGAAGCAGGTCGGCGAGGAACACGGCGTCGTTCGAATCCTCCCCGGGGATATGGGGAAGGACAATCACCAGCGGGGGAATTTGCCCGGAGACGATCAGGTGGTCCAGGGTGGCTTCCAATCCTAAATCGTGCCATTGATCCGGCGAACGACCCAGACCGTGGAAGAGGAACAGCGCCGGATAACGCGCTTGCGGATCGGATTCGTAGCAGGGCGGAAGGTAAATATAGAACATCACCGTCGTCCCGGTGATCGAACTGGAAATGCTTTCAGGCTGCAACGTTCCCTTGCGGTCGGAGCAGGGAAGCACGGATTTCAGCGTAGCGGTGTCGGCGAACGGCGCGGGCGGGGATTCGGTCGGCCGATAGGGCGCCGCCAGCGGCGTGGCGGTCGGGCTGGGAAGGGCGGTGGCCATCCGTGCGCGTTTTTCGCTTCGCCCGATTAGGGCGCAGGAGGCCGAGAAAAGTAGAATTCCCAAAGCGGAAAGGTTTTTTCCCGCGCGTCGGCTGAGGGAAACGGATGCGGGCGTCATCGGCTTTTCGGGCGGAGGCTCCTTCGCGGCCGGCGGTTTGAAAAACCCCGCCCGCCCGTAGCCAACGCGCCTTGCGGGCAGACGGGGCGCCTGTTAGGGGTTAGTGTAGACCGCGCCGATACGTACGTCAAGGCGGGGATATAATGGGGTCGGCCGGGATGATTCCCGGATCCGCTGCCCGGAGGAGAGGATCGCATGACTCTGCCCAAGTTCGCTTTTTTTAAAGGAAAGATCGTGCCGTACGAACAGGCGAAAGTCGGCGTCTTGACGCACACGCTGAACTACGGCACCGGCGTGTTCGGAGGCCTGCGGGCATATTGGAACGAGAGGGATGAGCAGCTTTACCTGTTCCGTCCGACGGATCACTTCCGACGGTTTCTGGATTCCACCCGCCTGCTGTGCATGGAGCTGCCGCATACTCCCGAACAGTTGACCGAGGTGGTGGTCGAACTCCTGCGCCTGGAAAAACGCAGCGAAGACACATACGTCCGCCCGCTGGCGATCGTCCCCGACGAAGTGGTCGGCGTTCGGCTGCACGATCTGCATGCGGATATTTCGATCGTCTCGGTCCCGATGGGCCGCTACATCGAGAGCGAGGAGGGGTCTTCGGTGACCTTTTCCTCCTGGCGGCGGGTAGACGACAACGCCATCCCCGCCCGCGGGAAGATCATCGGTTCTTATGTAAACTCCGCCTTCATCAAAACCGACGCAATGCGCGGCGGATACGACGAAGCGATCGTCCTGAATCCGAACGGGCACATTTCCGAAGGCAGTGCGGAGAATTTCTTCATGGTCAAGGGCGGCATGTTGGTCACTCCGCCGGTCACCGAAAACATCCTGGAAGGCATCACTCGCCGGACGGTGATCCAGTTGGCGCGCGAAGAGCTGGGAATGGCCGTCGTCGAGCGTCCGATCGACCGGACCGAGGTCTATCTGGCCGAGGAGGCGTTTTTCTGCGGAACCGGCGTCCAGATCTGCGCCATTTCGCGCGTGGACAAACGCTTGATCGCCGACGGCAAAATGGGCCCGTTTGTGACCAAACTCCGGGATCTATACTTCCGGATCGTCCGCGGCATGGAGCCGAAATTCCGCGCCTGGAATGTACCCATCTACCCGCAGGGCGCAGGCGGCTGATCCCAGCCGTCTGATCCGCTCGGCGGATACGGCATACGACGATATTTTCCCCGATCGACCGCCGAGAACCGCTTGCGGAGGATCGGGGACACCCTTCTTCTGGGCTGAGGATGCGTTTCCCCGTTGTCCGTAACCGTCTGCTCCTCCTGCACGCCGCTGCGGCAGTCGTGCTGTTCGCCGTAGCGGGTGTCTCCGTCTGGCGCCTGATCCGCTTTTCTCCGGACCCGATCGGCGCGGCGGCGCTTATCGGAGCGGCGATCGGCGTTTGCCTGCTGCCTCCGATTCTGTATCGGTTTTATTTCCTGTTGCGCGCGGGTTATGAAACCACGCCCGCCGGCGCATTGATCCTGCGGTTTGGGTCAAGGCGGGAAGTCCTGCCGATCGAGGAGATCGAGGAGATCCGCTCCGGGAGCAAGATCCCGGATACCGTCCGCCGCGCCGCTCCGGGATGGCTGGATATGTGGCACGGTCAGGTGGACATTCCGGACGGGGAAGTGATGGAATGGATGGCCACCGACCGCGGCCGGCCGTTGTTGTTGTTGGTCACCAAACGCCGGTATCTGGCGGTTTCGCCCGCCTCATCGGTTGAATTTGCGCGGTGCATCACCGATTTATCGGCACAAGGGGGATTGGAAAAGATCGAGCCGGAATCCGCAAAACCAAAACCGGTTTTCGCAGAAATCCTTAGGGATCCGCCGGCCGTCGGCCTGCTCGGGCCAAGCTTGGCGGGCGGAATCGCCTTGGGGGCGTTTCTGACGGCCATCCAACCCGGCTTGCCGGCGGACCAGCCGTTCCGGTTTGACGCATCCGGAATTCCAACCAGCTTGGGAGATCCTGGAAGGCTGCTATTACTCCCACTTGCGGGCGGGGCGATCTGGTTGATCAACGCGGTGCTGGGCTGGTGGGCTTGGCGTAAAGGACAGCGCCCTCCAGCGTATACATTTTGGGCGGTATCCTTCATGGTTACAGCCGCCTTATGGGCTGCATCCTTATCCCTGCTCTCGGCAAAATAACCTGCAGACTTCATTGAATATCCGCTGTTTTTTTCTTATTTCATTGATCCTTTCTCCACACCGCCCGTTCTTTTTTTTTCATAAACGCCAGGTTTTTCCCATTTCTTCCACAGTTTTATGTTAGTTATCCACAGATATAAGATAAAATAGATAAACAATAGCAATAATTGTTGTTATTTGCGTCTGCTCACTCTGATGAAGGTATTTTAAATAAGCCGGATAAAATTATTTTCCTCTTCAAACGATCCTCGCAAGGTTCGGTTTTGGTATACGCATTTCTAGCGCAACTCTCAAGGGTGTCAGTCTCGAAATGCCTATCTTTTTTCGGCAGTGATTGGGCTGAGGAGCCGGTCCCGGGACAATTTCGGGAAAAGCACCCGAACCTATCCCGGAGTTCCCGTTCAGAGCGCTTGTTCCGAGCGCCTTTTCAGAGCGCCTGTCCCGAGCGAAGCGAGGGAACGCGAGGGAACGCGACGGGAGGGAGAAAAGGAGGGAAAGGAGACTTTTTTTTACTATCCGGGTTTCGGGAAACGCTTTTCAAGTCCGCCGGATCTTCAACCGGAAAATCTTTTCTCCGCGACCGCCCCATTGGAACTTGTACGGCTCATCGCCGCGCATGAAATCGAAAGCTTGGAATCCGTCCTCGATCGCTTTACGGATCAGCAGCGCCAGCAGCACCCACCCCGGGGAGAGCGCCGCGTATTTTGGATCCATGCCGGAGTTGTAGAC
This DNA window, taken from Anaerolineales bacterium, encodes the following:
- a CDS encoding isoprenylcysteine carboxylmethyltransferase family protein — encoded protein: MRKTVAALLRIAALLVMLVCWRRLMERPYAPAPDFGIMVGLVLIIFPLVWLGRKILDRRPTLEHTVRVTTILHYLVVFLLGASIFRAVATYPQWPDWKIPIPPGVGLALVVLTGTCLAFTVANLALRGLGAPFAVSLSRKLAADWIYAWTRNPMVLATLLFFLSLGIRIQSALFVLWVVFLLTPFWTFYLKVHEERELEIRFGESYVEYKAKTSMLIPRRPKA
- a CDS encoding ABC transporter permease, which codes for MQKIRTIIRKEWLEVFQNRLVIFSVAFLPLLMAALPLGILFSMKDAGAASAGTLSSETIPREMAALCPSSLEPGDCLKVYMMNAFMVLFMIIPVVIPGAIAGYSVVGEKTTRSLEPLLATPITTFELLIGKCLAAVIPAVAATFGAFGIFALGAAIILANPALVTVLLDLRWLLAVFVLGPLLAFLAVTFALMVSSRVNDPRVAEQISAVVIIPVMAGFLGQLSGLFVLNREIIVFAALIFLALDGLMFYLATKVFQRESILTRWR
- a CDS encoding DUF4177 domain-containing protein, producing the protein MAGSEYPLWEYRVEDFGGVIRSEPKREEFEALLNAWGEEGWEIVSGFYHTGTTRLRIIAKRPLTASVRRRRSIPGLDAQLG
- a CDS encoding ABC transporter ATP-binding protein, which encodes MPIIRADNVTKQFGKVLAVDSLSLDVREGEVFGFLGPNGAGKTTTVRMLTSLIGITRGSASVAGLTVGRQDTEIRRTVGVLTETPGMYDNLSAENNLRIFAELHEVKDVRGQVEKYLKMLGLWDRRLDAAGTFSKGMRQKLAIARALLHEPRVVFLDEPTAGLDPEASVLVREFIAGLRQEGRTIFLCTHNLDEADRLCDRIGVFKTRLLVVDTPANLRKSVFGRKVVVHLRTADAKFLDEVHRLPFIRDAKIIENKLVIALDDPETHNPEILHRLIGAGAEVVFVGELRHTLEDVYLQLVKNA
- a CDS encoding GntR family transcriptional regulator, with amino-acid sequence MQLRLDFHEKEPIYLQIVEQVKSMVASGVLAPGSQLPTVREVAAELCINFNTAARAYRLLHEEGIISTQQGRGTYVLEPPSPSEGRRMKRERLQAMVHGWLEEAKRLGFSPDEVEKAWQEGFHRWRRS
- a CDS encoding YhfC family intramembrane metalloprotease — protein: MDGIFIAHAANGILMIALPVGLAIFLTRRWKLGWRLWLIGAATFILSQVGHIPFNLFMGALLNRTPLAQLPPAGQLLFNAAFLGLSAGLFEELFRYGMYRWWATDARSWRTGVLTGAGHGGAEAILLGFFVLLELLQLAALRGADLAALVPADQLAAAQEQVGAYWSMTWYDSLLGALERALTIPVQIALAVIVLQCFVRGQHRWLWLAVGFHAVIDASAVLAIRHFGVYGTEAMVAGYCALSIGILYLLRRPEPPDQEPRPTPPAAAFTPRPVEETPQKLDDTRFS
- a CDS encoding slipin family protein; this translates as MSGESIRSERNRGKDPAAAHAVSPLGLSLFFLFLILSVLLAVALDAFTAATDEIIALSMVPPVLPGLYFMAALKMANQWEKAVVLRLGKFRGLRGPGLFWIIPVVDSIAAWIDHRVMVTPFNAEKTLTKDTVPVDVDAVLFWMVWDAQKAALEVENYRVAITWAAQTALREIIGQMTLADILVGRAKMDAELQKIIDERTTPWGVTVQSVEIRDIVIPQDLEDAMSRQAQAERERQARVILGESERQIAGSFAEASRAYHGNPTALHLRAMNMLFEGLKEKGALVIVPSGAVETMNLGGMAGLVSLENQVNKKD
- a CDS encoding branched-chain amino acid transaminase, coding for MTLPKFAFFKGKIVPYEQAKVGVLTHTLNYGTGVFGGLRAYWNERDEQLYLFRPTDHFRRFLDSTRLLCMELPHTPEQLTEVVVELLRLEKRSEDTYVRPLAIVPDEVVGVRLHDLHADISIVSVPMGRYIESEEGSSVTFSSWRRVDDNAIPARGKIIGSYVNSAFIKTDAMRGGYDEAIVLNPNGHISEGSAENFFMVKGGMLVTPPVTENILEGITRRTVIQLAREELGMAVVERPIDRTEVYLAEEAFFCGTGVQICAISRVDKRLIADGKMGPFVTKLRDLYFRIVRGMEPKFRAWNVPIYPQGAGG